A window of the Terriglobia bacterium genome harbors these coding sequences:
- a CDS encoding DMT family transporter yields the protein MSRSAKAHLLLLLATFFWGATFVQIKDALRQVTPLTFNAIRMIVGAVALVLIYRSHLKKVPVQTLKVSALLGALLWAGYSFQTRGLVYTTPSKSAFVTGVSIVLVPVFLALFWRRTVNRRTALGVALSMVGLYLLTVPAAGSAFGFSAINRGDLLTLGCAVVFGFQIIVVGRVMMHHRFEHIGPLQIVAAATLMTATAPLMERPAIVWSPRVIAAILVTGLLCTAAAFTIQAWAQQFLPPTHTALIFLMEQVFAWMTSFIVLHERLGYRATGGAVLILAGILVAELKGTAEEMKAELGPEVIGSEEGNA from the coding sequence GTGTCCCGCTCCGCCAAAGCCCATCTGCTGCTCCTGCTGGCGACGTTCTTCTGGGGAGCGACCTTCGTGCAGATCAAGGACGCGCTGCGCCAGGTCACGCCGCTCACTTTCAACGCCATACGCATGATCGTGGGCGCGGTCGCGCTGGTCTTGATCTACCGCAGCCACTTGAAAAAAGTGCCGGTGCAGACGCTGAAGGTGAGTGCCCTGCTCGGTGCGCTGCTGTGGGCGGGATATTCATTCCAGACCAGAGGCTTGGTGTACACCACGCCGTCGAAGTCGGCGTTCGTGACCGGCGTCTCCATCGTCCTGGTGCCGGTTTTTCTTGCCTTGTTCTGGCGCCGCACGGTGAACCGCCGGACAGCGCTGGGCGTGGCCCTCTCCATGGTCGGTCTTTACCTTCTGACGGTTCCCGCCGCTGGCAGCGCCTTCGGATTCTCGGCCATCAATCGCGGCGACCTGCTTACCCTGGGCTGCGCCGTGGTCTTCGGCTTCCAGATCATCGTCGTCGGAAGGGTCATGATGCACCACCGCTTCGAGCACATCGGCCCGCTCCAGATCGTGGCCGCAGCCACCCTGATGACCGCCACCGCTCCGTTGATGGAACGGCCCGCGATCGTCTGGTCGCCGCGCGTGATCGCCGCCATCCTGGTCACCGGCCTGCTGTGTACGGCCGCGGCATTCACCATCCAGGCCTGGGCGCAGCAGTTCCTGCCTCCCACTCACACCGCGCTCATCTTTCTCATGGAGCAGGTTTTCGCTTGGATGACCAGTTTCATCGTCCTGCACGAGCGGCTGGGGTACCGCGCCACTGGAGGCGCGGTGCTGATCCTGGCCGGGATCCTGGTGGCGGAGTTGAAGGGCACAGCAGAAGAGATGAAGGCGGAACTGGGGCCAGAGGTGATTGGTTCCGAAGAGGGAAATGCCTAG
- a CDS encoding Do family serine endopeptidase, translating into MDPRSSGWFDRFKSRGIASTLLVVATLAVGILIGTVLTHGVKGKENKGLGGDATQLQVPAPQQLSSAFSTIAKQLEPSVVNINTESTLKPNPHTRPRRRGQPQGPGQEDPFQDFFDRFFGGQGGGDDMGGSDQGIRERSLGSGVIVDPNGYIVTNEHVVDKADRIRVQLQNDPPGVTYDAKVVGSDKETDLAVLKIEAKRPLPAAKLGNSESMQVGDWVLAIGSPFGLEETVTAGIVSAKGRNIVPQRQFQSFIQTDAAINPGNSGGPLVNMNGEVIGINTAIFTQSSGYQGVGFALPSNTVVNVYNQLIAPEHRVTRGSIGVLFNAQPNPALQRVYGVKSGVIIAEVSAGSPADQAGLKVGDAITAVDGKEIKSGDDLVSEIASRKPGTKTKLTYLRNGKEGTATVTIADRAKLFSSRLGEEEEGGAESQPTEAKLGLTVRAVSPEMADRLDIPAGKGVIVSDLKSGSFGDDLGFSRGDVILEINRHPVNSEDDFRKITAQLKSGQDVAFLVRQGRGRNAGTIFLSGTLP; encoded by the coding sequence ATGGATCCGCGTTCAAGCGGCTGGTTTGATCGTTTCAAGTCTCGGGGAATCGCCTCCACACTGCTGGTGGTGGCCACGCTGGCAGTCGGGATATTGATCGGCACCGTGCTCACGCACGGGGTCAAGGGCAAGGAGAACAAGGGTCTCGGCGGGGACGCGACACAGTTGCAGGTGCCGGCGCCGCAGCAACTCAGCTCGGCGTTCTCCACCATTGCCAAGCAGCTGGAACCCAGCGTGGTCAACATCAATACCGAATCCACGCTGAAGCCGAACCCGCACACGCGCCCGCGGAGGCGCGGGCAGCCCCAGGGCCCAGGGCAGGAAGATCCGTTCCAGGACTTCTTTGACCGCTTCTTCGGAGGCCAGGGCGGTGGCGATGACATGGGCGGCAGCGACCAGGGAATCCGCGAGCGCAGCCTGGGTTCCGGCGTGATCGTCGATCCCAACGGCTACATCGTCACCAACGAGCACGTGGTGGACAAGGCCGACCGCATCCGGGTGCAGCTGCAGAATGATCCGCCGGGCGTGACCTACGACGCGAAAGTGGTCGGCAGCGACAAGGAGACCGACCTCGCCGTCCTCAAGATCGAGGCCAAGAGGCCGTTGCCCGCGGCCAAGCTGGGCAACTCGGAATCCATGCAGGTGGGCGACTGGGTGCTGGCCATCGGCAGCCCCTTCGGCCTGGAAGAAACCGTGACTGCCGGCATCGTGTCGGCAAAAGGACGCAACATCGTTCCCCAGCGCCAATTCCAGTCGTTCATCCAGACGGACGCGGCCATCAACCCCGGCAACTCCGGCGGGCCGCTGGTGAACATGAACGGGGAAGTCATCGGCATCAACACGGCTATCTTCACGCAATCCAGCGGATACCAGGGGGTGGGCTTTGCGCTGCCGTCGAACACGGTGGTGAACGTCTATAACCAGCTCATCGCGCCGGAGCATCGCGTGACGCGCGGTTCCATCGGCGTACTGTTCAACGCGCAGCCCAACCCGGCGCTGCAGCGCGTGTACGGCGTCAAGAGCGGCGTCATCATCGCCGAGGTCTCGGCGGGCAGCCCGGCCGACCAGGCGGGCCTGAAAGTGGGCGACGCCATCACCGCGGTGGACGGCAAGGAGATCAAGTCCGGCGACGATCTGGTCTCCGAGATCGCCAGCCGCAAGCCCGGTACCAAGACCAAGCTCACGTATCTGCGCAACGGGAAGGAAGGCACGGCCACGGTGACCATCGCGGACCGCGCCAAGCTCTTCAGTTCGCGCCTGGGCGAGGAAGAGGAAGGCGGCGCAGAATCGCAGCCGACCGAAGCCAAGCTGGGGCTGACAGTGCGCGCCGTTTCGCCCGAGATGGCCGACCGTCTCGACATTCCCGCGGGCAAGGGCGTGATCGTCTCCGACCTCAAGTCCGGCTCGTTCGGGGATGACCTCGGGTTCAGCCGCGGCGACGTGATCCTGGAGATCAATCGCCATCCGGTGAACAGCGAGGACGATTTCCGCAAGATCACCGCGCAGTTGAAGAGCGGGCAGGACGTGGCGTTCCTGGTCCGGCAAGGAAGAGGCCGCAATGCCGGCACCATCTTCCTCAGTGGGACGCTCCCGTAA
- a CDS encoding peptidoglycan-binding protein, protein MSSRNRTIKNSTALLATLVLFASLASAKTHKNTQDPSSKTKHSSRTKTKHAKSNKVRGQRAIDEPRARQIQQALVREHYLDGEPSGQWDQRTKDAMARYQAANGWQTKSLPDSRALIKLGLGPSQDNLLNPQTAATATAPPASVPESGAAGGPSAFRQ, encoded by the coding sequence TTGAGTTCCCGGAACCGGACGATCAAGAATTCAACAGCGCTGCTGGCGACGCTTGTGCTGTTCGCCAGCCTGGCTTCGGCCAAGACCCATAAGAACACTCAGGATCCCTCCAGCAAGACCAAGCACTCCTCTAGAACAAAGACCAAGCACGCGAAATCCAATAAGGTGCGCGGGCAGCGCGCCATCGACGAGCCACGCGCGCGGCAGATCCAGCAGGCGCTGGTCCGCGAGCATTACCTCGACGGCGAGCCCAGCGGCCAGTGGGACCAGCGCACCAAGGACGCCATGGCGCGCTACCAGGCGGCCAACGGCTGGCAGACCAAGTCGCTGCCGGATTCGCGGGCGCTGATCAAACTCGGCCTCGGGCCCAGCCAGGACAACCTGCTCAATCCGCAGACCGCCGCGACCGCCACCGCGCCACCGGCAAGCGTGCCGGAATCCGGCGCTGCGGGCGGTCCCTCCGCCTTCCGCCAGTAA
- a CDS encoding metalloregulator ArsR/SmtB family transcription factor has product MRSRSVTHSPDAAFHVLADPTRRAVLDLLRGGSQPAGEIARSFPVSRPAISKHLRLLRRAGLVREHRRGRHRFYQLDAEPLKAVDRWLEQYRTFWDARLSGLKAFVESETARDAKLERRKKR; this is encoded by the coding sequence ATGCGAAGCCGATCGGTTACGCATTCGCCCGATGCCGCGTTCCACGTCCTCGCCGACCCCACGCGACGGGCCGTGCTCGACCTGCTGCGCGGCGGCAGCCAGCCGGCGGGGGAGATCGCACGATCGTTCCCCGTGTCGCGCCCGGCGATTTCCAAGCACCTGCGGCTTCTGCGGCGTGCCGGCCTGGTGCGCGAACATCGCCGCGGACGTCATCGTTTCTACCAGCTCGATGCGGAGCCGCTGAAGGCGGTGGACCGCTGGCTGGAGCAGTACCGCACCTTCTGGGACGCCAGGCTCTCCGGCCTCAAGGCGTTCGTGGAGTCCGAAACTGCGCGCGACGCGAAGCTGGAACGGAGAAAAAAGAGATAG
- a CDS encoding SRPBCC domain-containing protein has translation MSSAKATPEQDAISREIEIAAPPERVFQALTDPKQLFAWWGKEPSVELSVFEMEARTGGRWRFRCKPVAGAEHGAVGEQLRRNREQEFEAHGEVLEYDPPRLLVWSWIANWHEHSEQRTVVRWELSATASGTRVRVTHSGLAQEPIARKDYGSGWAGVLQLLKNFF, from the coding sequence ATGAGCAGTGCGAAGGCGACTCCAGAGCAGGACGCGATCTCCCGCGAGATCGAGATCGCGGCGCCACCGGAGCGCGTGTTCCAGGCGCTTACCGACCCGAAGCAGCTCTTCGCCTGGTGGGGCAAGGAGCCTTCGGTCGAGTTGTCGGTGTTCGAAATGGAGGCGCGGACAGGCGGACGCTGGCGCTTCCGCTGCAAACCGGTCGCGGGCGCCGAGCACGGGGCGGTGGGGGAGCAGCTCCGGCGCAACCGCGAACAGGAGTTCGAAGCCCACGGCGAGGTCCTGGAGTACGATCCCCCGCGCCTGCTGGTCTGGAGCTGGATTGCGAACTGGCATGAGCACTCCGAGCAAAGAACCGTGGTGCGCTGGGAGCTGTCGGCGACCGCCAGCGGGACCCGGGTGCGCGTGACCCACAGCGGTCTGGCGCAGGAACCCATCGCGCGCAAGGACTACGGCTCCGGCTGGGCCGGGGTGCTCCAGTTGCTCAAGAATTTTTTCTAG
- a CDS encoding PAS domain S-box protein, whose product MAKKPQKPKRRAPKQPGRTTIAARRRAERRPTTGEEQLRELLENANDIIYTQDLNGSFTSVNKAAERLTGYTRDEALRMNMADIVVPEHREMARSYTLRKLAGEVIDTPYEVDIRTKSGKRLSVEVSTRLIRQDGKLVGVQGTARDITDRKRAEQDLRESESKFRAVTETAASAIFIMQRDRYVYVNPATEQISGYTRAELLAMPFWKLCAPDVREQVIQLAAARLRGDDVPARYELKIVRKDGQERWLDFTPIEIRFQGAPAILATGFDVTERKRAEEDLLIQKAYLEQLFDNAPEAIALLDTDRRVVRVNREFRRMFGFTASESVGRDIAMIVPEDRRAESIFILDTLSRGNPVNIETTRRRRDGSPVRVSMLATPISVGGGQIAMYLIFRDITEQKRAEEALRESESKFRAVAETAAIAIYIHDGVRFLYLNPASEQISGYSRAELFELGPWHMVHPEYMNLLRRRTLARQRGDDVPARYEFPIIAKSGETRWLDFSAGVIQFEGHQAILATAVDITKRKRAEALQAALYRIADTARQAGELGQLYSAIHRIVGELMYAENFYIALYDGETQLLSFPYFVDQEDPTPAPKPLGKGLTEYVLRTGEPLLATPERFDELVARGDAETIGAPSLDWLGVPLKRGDRAFGVLVVQTYEPNVRYGEKEKEILTFVSQHVAGAIEQKRSEDRLRESESRYRSLVQSAVYGIYRSSAIEDRFLDVNPALVSMLGYSSAEELVALKLSRDVYWEPEERFRQVDFYRKKERTEGVQVRWKRKDGSPITVRLSGRTVRDSRGEALAFEMIAEDITERAALELQLLQSQKMEAVGRLAGGVAHDFNNLLTVIKGYGELMLEELKPNDPMRSEVEEIQKAADRAASLTRQLLAFSRRQVLAPKIIALNSVVANMDKLLRRLLGEDIEFHTVLDPKLGRVKADPGQVEQVIMNLAVNARDAMPSGGKLTIETANLDLDTFYAREHVTVAAGPYAMLAVSDTGAGMDSETQSHIFEPFFTTKEMGKGTGLGLSTVYGIVKQSGGYIWVYSELGRGTTFKVYLPRVAEEAETAGAGGPEHETHRGSETILLVEDEDGVRALIRQVLTRNGYRVLEARHGEEAVMLAEGHKHPIHLLLTDVVLAKMSGRELAQRLAPQRAEMQVIYMSGYTDEAILHHGMLTPGTKFLQKPFTTDTLMHTVRGVLDSAKAKAAPTGN is encoded by the coding sequence ATGGCAAAGAAACCACAGAAACCGAAGCGCAGGGCTCCCAAGCAGCCTGGACGAACCACCATCGCTGCGCGCCGTCGCGCCGAGCGACGCCCGACCACCGGCGAGGAACAACTTCGCGAGCTGCTCGAGAACGCCAACGACATCATCTACACCCAGGATCTGAACGGGAGCTTCACTTCGGTGAACAAGGCCGCCGAGCGCCTCACCGGCTACACGCGCGACGAGGCCCTGCGCATGAACATGGCGGACATCGTCGTCCCCGAGCACCGGGAGATGGCACGCTCCTATACCTTGCGCAAGCTCGCCGGCGAGGTCATCGACACGCCCTACGAAGTGGACATCCGGACCAAGAGCGGGAAGCGCCTGTCGGTCGAGGTCAGCACCCGGCTCATTCGGCAGGATGGTAAGCTCGTCGGGGTCCAGGGGACCGCCCGCGACATCACCGACCGCAAGCGCGCCGAGCAGGACCTGCGGGAGAGCGAATCCAAGTTCCGTGCGGTCACCGAGACCGCTGCCTCCGCCATTTTTATCATGCAGCGCGACCGCTACGTCTATGTGAACCCCGCCACCGAGCAGATCAGCGGCTACACGCGCGCGGAGCTCCTGGCCATGCCCTTCTGGAAATTGTGCGCTCCGGACGTGCGCGAGCAGGTGATCCAGCTCGCCGCGGCTCGCTTGCGCGGCGACGACGTTCCGGCGCGTTACGAACTCAAGATCGTCCGCAAAGACGGGCAGGAGCGCTGGCTCGATTTCACCCCGATCGAGATCCGGTTCCAGGGCGCACCCGCGATCCTCGCCACCGGCTTCGACGTCACCGAGCGCAAGCGCGCCGAGGAAGATCTGCTCATCCAGAAAGCGTACCTGGAGCAGCTTTTCGATAACGCACCGGAAGCCATCGCCCTGCTCGACACCGACCGCCGTGTCGTACGCGTCAACCGCGAATTTCGGCGGATGTTCGGCTTCACGGCCAGCGAGAGCGTCGGGCGGGACATCGCCATGATCGTGCCCGAGGACCGCCGCGCCGAATCCATCTTCATCCTCGACACCCTGAGCCGCGGGAACCCGGTGAACATCGAAACCACGCGCCGGCGCCGCGACGGATCGCCCGTGCGGGTCTCCATGCTGGCCACGCCGATCAGCGTGGGCGGCGGCCAGATCGCCATGTACCTCATCTTCCGCGACATCACCGAGCAGAAGCGTGCGGAGGAAGCGCTGCGCGAGAGCGAGAGCAAATTTCGCGCTGTGGCCGAGACGGCCGCCATCGCCATCTACATCCACGATGGCGTCAGGTTTCTCTACCTCAACCCCGCCAGTGAGCAGATCTCCGGCTACAGCCGCGCGGAACTCTTCGAGCTTGGGCCCTGGCACATGGTCCATCCCGAGTATATGAACCTGCTGCGCCGGCGCACTCTAGCCCGCCAGCGGGGTGACGATGTGCCCGCCCGCTACGAGTTTCCCATCATCGCCAAGTCGGGCGAGACGCGCTGGCTCGACTTCAGCGCCGGCGTCATCCAGTTCGAAGGACACCAGGCCATCCTCGCCACGGCCGTGGACATCACCAAGCGCAAGCGTGCCGAGGCCCTCCAGGCCGCGCTCTACCGCATCGCCGACACCGCGCGCCAGGCCGGCGAACTGGGTCAACTCTACTCCGCCATCCACCGCATCGTCGGCGAGCTCATGTACGCCGAGAACTTCTACATCGCGCTCTACGACGGCGAGACGCAACTGCTCAGCTTCCCCTACTTCGTGGACCAGGAGGACCCCACGCCGGCGCCCAAGCCGCTGGGCAAGGGCCTGACCGAGTACGTACTGCGCACCGGCGAACCCCTTCTGGCGACGCCGGAGAGATTCGACGAACTGGTCGCTCGCGGCGACGCCGAGACCATCGGCGCGCCCTCGCTCGATTGGCTGGGCGTTCCTCTCAAGCGGGGCGACCGCGCTTTCGGCGTTCTCGTGGTGCAGACCTACGAACCCAACGTGCGCTACGGCGAGAAGGAGAAGGAGATCCTCACTTTCGTCTCGCAGCACGTGGCCGGCGCCATCGAGCAGAAGCGTAGCGAGGATCGGCTGCGCGAATCCGAGTCGCGCTACCGCTCCCTGGTGCAAAGCGCCGTGTACGGCATCTATCGCTCCTCGGCCATCGAAGACCGTTTCCTGGACGTCAATCCCGCGCTGGTCTCCATGCTCGGCTACTCCTCCGCCGAGGAGCTGGTGGCGCTGAAGCTGTCACGCGACGTGTACTGGGAACCCGAAGAGCGCTTCCGCCAAGTCGACTTCTATCGCAAAAAGGAACGCACCGAGGGGGTGCAGGTGCGCTGGAAGAGGAAGGACGGCTCGCCCATTACCGTCCGCCTCAGCGGCCGCACCGTGCGCGATTCGCGCGGCGAGGCCCTGGCTTTCGAGATGATCGCCGAGGACATCACCGAGCGCGCCGCTCTCGAGCTCCAGCTCCTGCAGTCGCAGAAGATGGAGGCGGTGGGCCGCCTGGCCGGCGGTGTCGCCCACGATTTCAACAACCTGCTCACCGTCATCAAAGGCTATGGCGAGCTCATGCTCGAGGAACTCAAGCCCAACGACCCCATGCGCAGCGAGGTCGAGGAGATCCAGAAAGCCGCCGACCGCGCCGCCTCGCTCACCCGCCAGTTGCTCGCCTTCAGCCGCCGCCAGGTGCTGGCCCCTAAGATCATCGCCCTCAACAGCGTGGTCGCCAACATGGACAAGCTGCTGCGTCGCCTGCTCGGCGAAGACATCGAGTTCCACACCGTGCTCGATCCCAAGCTCGGCCGGGTCAAGGCCGATCCCGGGCAGGTCGAGCAGGTGATCATGAACCTGGCGGTCAACGCCCGCGACGCCATGCCCAGCGGCGGCAAGCTCACCATCGAGACCGCCAACCTCGATCTCGACACCTTCTATGCCCGCGAACACGTTACCGTCGCTGCCGGCCCCTACGCCATGCTGGCCGTCAGCGACACCGGCGCCGGCATGGACTCCGAGACCCAGTCGCACATCTTCGAGCCCTTCTTCACCACCAAGGAGATGGGCAAAGGCACGGGGCTCGGGCTCTCGACCGTGTACGGCATCGTCAAGCAGAGCGGCGGATACATCTGGGTGTATAGCGAACTGGGCCGCGGCACCACCTTCAAGGTGTACCTGCCACGGGTCGCCGAAGAAGCCGAGACCGCCGGCGCAGGCGGTCCTGAGCACGAGACCCACCGCGGCAGCGAGACCATCTTGCTGGTCGAGGACGAGGACGGCGTCCGCGCCCTCATCCGCCAGGTCCTTACCCGCAACGGCTACAGGGTGCTGGAGGCGCGCCACGGCGAAGAAGCAGTGATGCTCGCCGAGGGCCACAAGCACCCCATCCACCTGCTGCTCACCGACGTGGTGCTGGCCAAGATGTCCGGCCGGGAGCTGGCGCAGCGGCTGGCGCCGCAGCGCGCCGAGATGCAGGTGATTTACATGTCGGGCTACACCGACGAGGCCATCCTCCACCACGGCATGCTGACCCCGGGGACCAAGTTCCTCCAGAAGCCCTTCACCACCGACACCTTGATGCATACGGTGCGCGGAGTCCTCGACAGCGCCAAAGCCAAAGCAGCGCCAACCGGAAACTGA
- a CDS encoding STAS domain-containing protein, with amino-acid sequence MALEVKARKLRDVTVVQCAGRLVFGDETTLLRTEVKELLTKNPRIVLDFGEVRDIDSGGVGTLVGLYTSATAAGGGLKLARGNKKVLQTLSITRLLDIIRVYDRVEDAIAAFGSEPARAAQAS; translated from the coding sequence ATGGCTCTGGAAGTGAAGGCCCGAAAGCTCCGGGACGTGACCGTCGTTCAGTGCGCGGGGCGGCTGGTTTTCGGAGATGAGACGACGCTGCTGCGCACCGAGGTCAAGGAACTCCTGACGAAGAACCCGCGCATTGTGCTGGACTTCGGCGAAGTGCGTGATATAGACAGCGGAGGTGTCGGCACCCTGGTGGGTTTGTACACGTCCGCCACGGCAGCGGGCGGGGGATTGAAGCTGGCGCGCGGCAACAAGAAGGTGCTGCAAACACTGAGCATCACCCGTCTACTGGACATCATCCGCGTCTATGACCGGGTAGAAGACGCCATTGCGGCGTTCGGGAGCGAACCAGCGCGTGCTGCACAAGCTTCTTAG
- a CDS encoding exopolysaccharide biosynthesis protein, with protein MVDIHCHILPAVDDGPKDWEVSAEMCRIAAADGVTHIVATPHANDEFVYDRAALRAKLTKLQTIAGEWPMLTLGCDFHFSYENVSAALADPTRFTIGNSQYLLVEFSDFALSLPMRDALVRLTSAGVIPIVTHPERNLLMQRDTDLILKLLELGCLVQVTASSLTGKWGESAHKTASWLLEHDAVHVLASDGHDPVRRPPVLSAGREAAAKLCGQDVARALVDDNPRAIIGGEAVPYWPRPTSAKPRRSRSL; from the coding sequence GTGGTTGACATCCACTGCCACATCCTCCCCGCGGTTGACGACGGCCCCAAGGACTGGGAAGTCTCGGCCGAGATGTGCCGCATCGCCGCCGCCGACGGAGTCACCCACATCGTGGCCACACCGCACGCCAACGACGAGTTCGTCTACGACCGCGCGGCGCTGCGTGCCAAACTGACCAAGCTCCAGACCATCGCCGGCGAGTGGCCCATGCTGACGCTGGGCTGCGACTTTCATTTTTCCTACGAGAACGTGAGCGCGGCGCTGGCCGACCCGACCCGATTCACTATCGGCAATTCCCAGTACCTGCTGGTCGAGTTCAGCGACTTTGCACTCTCCCTGCCGATGCGCGACGCGCTCGTGCGCCTGACAAGCGCCGGAGTGATCCCCATCGTGACTCATCCCGAGCGCAACCTGCTGATGCAGCGGGATACCGATCTCATCCTCAAGCTGCTGGAGCTAGGTTGTCTGGTGCAAGTGACGGCATCGTCGCTGACCGGCAAGTGGGGCGAATCGGCGCACAAGACCGCGTCGTGGCTGCTGGAGCACGATGCCGTGCATGTTCTGGCCAGCGATGGGCACGACCCGGTGCGGCGCCCGCCCGTGCTTTCTGCCGGACGCGAGGCCGCGGCGAAGCTCTGCGGTCAGGATGTGGCCCGCGCCCTGGTGGACGACAACCCGCGTGCCATTATCGGGGGCGAGGCGGTACCCTACTGGCCGCGGCCGACCAGCGCAAAACCCCGGCGCAGCCGCTCTCTGTGA
- a CDS encoding aminotransferase class I/II-fold pyridoxal phosphate-dependent enzyme: MATASVHEIIAALRMENVRYAIRDLAVLADEVARKGHKILPLNIGDPLKFDFATPPHMIAAVEKAMRDGHNGYAPSLGVDEALVSIRNDAEHHGFKNIQSVFVTAGVSEAVEACLTALVNPGEDVLAPSPEYPLYSAVLAKLDSPPNPYFLDEDKGWEPDVEEMARKITKRTRAIVVINPNNPTGAVCSRKTLEAVADLARKHNLVIFADEIYDKLILDDDCKHISLATLAPDLPVITFSGLSKPYLAPGWRVGWGIATGDAAAIKPYIEAIHKLLRARLCSNHPTQYAVKPALEGPQTHVPEMNAKLRRRRDLTVKWANSTPRVSCVAPKGTFYAYPKLDIPDDDLDFVKDLLVQKHVLVVHGSGFGQKPGTKHCRVVFLPDEPTLTRAYQSIADFLRERYGN; the protein is encoded by the coding sequence ATGGCTACCGCTTCCGTCCACGAGATCATCGCCGCCCTGCGCATGGAGAACGTGCGCTACGCCATCCGCGACCTGGCCGTGCTGGCCGACGAAGTCGCCCGCAAAGGCCACAAGATCCTCCCGCTGAACATCGGCGACCCGCTCAAGTTCGACTTCGCTACCCCGCCGCACATGATCGCGGCGGTCGAGAAGGCGATGCGCGACGGCCACAACGGCTACGCCCCATCGCTGGGCGTGGACGAAGCGCTGGTCTCGATCCGCAACGACGCCGAGCATCACGGTTTCAAGAACATCCAGAGCGTGTTCGTCACTGCCGGAGTGAGCGAAGCGGTCGAGGCTTGCCTTACCGCGCTGGTGAACCCCGGCGAAGATGTTCTCGCGCCCAGCCCCGAGTATCCCCTCTATTCCGCTGTGCTGGCTAAGCTCGATTCGCCGCCAAACCCCTATTTCCTCGATGAAGACAAGGGCTGGGAGCCCGACGTCGAGGAGATGGCCCGCAAGATCACCAAGCGCACGCGCGCCATCGTGGTGATCAATCCGAACAATCCGACCGGCGCGGTCTGTTCCCGCAAGACGCTGGAAGCCGTTGCGGACCTCGCCCGCAAGCACAACCTGGTCATCTTTGCCGACGAGATCTACGACAAGCTCATCCTCGACGACGACTGCAAGCACATCTCGCTGGCCACCCTCGCGCCCGACCTTCCGGTCATCACCTTCAGCGGGCTCTCAAAACCGTACCTAGCGCCCGGCTGGCGCGTGGGCTGGGGCATCGCGACCGGCGACGCGGCGGCGATCAAGCCCTACATCGAAGCCATCCACAAGCTGTTGCGCGCGCGCCTGTGCTCGAACCATCCCACGCAGTACGCCGTCAAGCCGGCGCTTGAGGGCCCGCAGACGCACGTGCCGGAGATGAATGCGAAATTGCGCCGCCGCCGCGACCTCACGGTGAAGTGGGCGAACTCGACCCCGCGCGTGAGCTGCGTCGCGCCCAAGGGGACTTTCTACGCCTATCCCAAGCTCGACATCCCCGACGATGATCTGGATTTCGTGAAGGACCTGCTGGTCCAGAAGCACGTGCTGGTCGTCCACGGCAGCGGCTTCGGCCAGAAGCCGGGGACCAAGCACTGCCGGGTCGTCTTCCTGCCCGATGAGCCGACGCTCACGCGTGCCTACCAGTCCATCGCGGACTTCCTGCGCGAGCGGTACGGCAACTAG